A stretch of Perognathus longimembris pacificus isolate PPM17 chromosome 1, ASM2315922v1, whole genome shotgun sequence DNA encodes these proteins:
- the Lrrc26 gene encoding leucine-rich repeat-containing protein 26, which translates to MRSPGCCSRPRPLPSLPSLLLLLLLLLRPPPPARSVSAPAPVGAAPSASPGAPGCPEACACAPAGRANCSGRALPAVPGDLGGRLLELLLDRNDVRALPPGAFAGARALRRLDLRGNGLRAVHARAFWGLGALQRLDLSANRLEALAPGTFAPLRALRALSLADNRLARLEPAALGPLPLLRDLSLRDNALAALAPGLLAGLPALRALRLRGNPWACGCALRPLCAWLRGHPRPAAEAETLLCAAPGHRALRPLAAFPDAAFRHCARPLAAWDLAVVYALGPASFLASLATCLALGSALTACRARRRRRRAARSAPRRPPDPGPDGPDGPPAARSAPRRPPDPGPDGPDGPDGPPAARSAPRRPPDPDPDGPDGPPAARSAPRRPPDPGPDGPDGPPAARSAPRRPPDPGPDGPDGPAAARSAPRRPPDPGPDGPDGPAAARSAPRRPPDPDPDGPDGPADLAAAGPQA; encoded by the exons ATGAGAAGCCCCGGCTGCTGCTCGCGGCCCAGGCCGCTGCCGTCGCTGCcgtcgctgctgctgctgctgctgctgctgctgcggccACCGCCGCCGGCCAGGTCAGTCTCGGCGCCGGCGCCCGTCGGGGCCGCGCCCTCGGCGTCCCCGGGAGCCCCCGGCTGCCCCGAGGCCTGCGCGTGCGCGCCGGCCGGGCGGGCTAACTGCTCGGGCCGGGCGCTGCCCGCGGTGCCGGGCGACCTGGGCGGGCGCCTGCTGGAGCTGCTGCTGGACCGCAACGACGTGCGCGCGCTGCCGCCGGGCGCCTTCGCGGGCGCGCGCGCGCTCCGGCGCCTGGACCTGCGCGGGAACGGGCTCCGCGCCGTGCACGCGCGCGCCTTCTGGGGCCTGGGCGCGCTGCAGCGGCTGGACCTGAGCGCCAACCGGCTGGAAGCGCTGGCGCCGGGCACCTTCGCGCCGCTGCGCGCGCTGCGCGCCCTCTCCCTGGCGGACAACCGGCTGGCGCGGCTGGAGCCCGCGGCGCTGGGCCCGCTGCCGCTGCTGCGCGACCTCAGCCTGCGGGACAACGCGCTGGCGGCGCTCGCGCCCGGGCTGCTGGCCGGGCTGCCCGCGCTCCGCGCCCTGCGGCTGCGCGGCAACCCCTGGGCCTGCGGCTGCGCGCTGCGCCCGCTCTGCGCCTGGCTGCGCGGACACCCGCGCCCCGCGGCAG AGGCCGAGACCCTGCTCTGCGCGGCGCCCGGGCACCGGGCCCTCCGCCCCCTGGCCGCCTTTCCCGACGCCGCGTTCCGGCACTGCGCGCGCCCGCTGGCCGCGTGGGACCTGGCGGTGGTCTACGCGCTCGGCCCGGCCTCCTTCCTCGCCAGCCTGGCCACCTGCCTGGCGCTGGGCTCCGCGCTCACCGCCTGCcgtgcgcgccgccgccgccgccgcgccgcccgcAGCGCCCCCCGGAGGccgcccgaccccggccccgacgGCCCCGacggcccgcccgccgcccgcagcGCCCCCCGGAGGccgcccgaccccggccccgacgGCCCCGACGGCCCCGacggcccgcccgccgcccgcagcGCCCCCCGGAGGCcgcccgaccccgaccccgacggCCCCGacggcccgcccgccgcccgcagcGCCCCCCGGAGGccgcccgaccccggccccgacgGCCCCGacggcccgcccgccgcccgcagcGCCCCCCGGAGGccgcccgaccccggccccgacgGCCCCGACGGCCCGGCCGCCGCCCGCAGCGCCCCCCGGAGGccgcccgaccccggccccgacgGCCCCGACGGCCCGGCCGCCGCCCGCAGCGCCCCCCGGAGGCcgcccgaccccgaccccgacggCCCCGACGGCCCGGCGGACCTCGCCGCCGCAGGCCCCCAAGCCTGA
- the Tmem210 gene encoding transmembrane protein 210 has product MPQSPTVRSAPSGRFPRVLSRGGRWGWGLDMAPCPQPDSCLAGRSLGLICLSLLLIPAAAGTYCECSLGLSREALIALIVVLAGVSASCICALIVVAIGVFQAKGETCPRHMDRRVVGHFGVQEDRVDLRSVHVESHLMDPDLEVSMMPSLEESALLTIPMEATLQEAPPSLSPHPPPE; this is encoded by the exons aTGCCTCAAAGCCCCACTGTGAGGTCAGCGCCTTCCGGCAGGTTCCCACGAGTTCTGTCCAGAGGTGGgcggtggggctgggggctggacaTGGCCCCCTGTCCCCAGCCTGACTCCTGCCTGGCCGGCCGCTCCCTGGGCCTGATATGTTTGTCCCTTTTGCTCATCCCTGCTGCAG CTGGAACCTACTGTGAGTGCAGCCTGGGCCTCAGCCGGGAGGCCCTCATCGCCCTCATCGTGGTGCTGGCCGGCGTGAGCGCCAGCTGCATCTGCGCCCTCATTGTCGTGGCGATCGGCGTCTTCCAGGCTAAGGG TGAAACATGTCCCAGACACATGGACAGGAG GGTGGTGGGGCACTTTGGGGTTCAGGAAGATCGAGTGGACCTACGCTCCGTGCACGTGGAGTCCCACCTCATGGACCCCGACCTGGAAGTCTCTATGATGCCATCCCTCGAGGAGAGCGCCCTCCTGACCATCCCCATGGAGGCTACCCTACAGGAAGCACCCCCATCCCTTTCCCCACACCCACCGCCAGAGTAG